Proteins from one Carassius gibelio isolate Cgi1373 ecotype wild population from Czech Republic chromosome A25, carGib1.2-hapl.c, whole genome shotgun sequence genomic window:
- the LOC127946732 gene encoding ELKS/Rab6-interacting/CAST family member 1-like isoform X1 — MYGSSRSVSKMDSNHSGGRNNQGNSGRSPRLPQSPRMGHRRTNSMGGSGGGPGGSGGKTLSMENIQSLNAAYATSGPMYMSDNEVAIGTSPDLPKSGVTTGRFGGSIPYGVRGTVTGSTPDMAMVPAVSTDSMGFGGEIHAASTVPHSLRQARDNTIMELQAQLKEVLRENELLRKEIEVKESKLGSSMSSIKSFWSPELKKERALRKDEASKIVVWKEQYRAVQDETQHLQTTVQALQAELRIQRDLNQLLQPPGEPLACEPSEEQERQAREVFLLRRTLEEMEVRLETQRQTLVARDESVKKLLEMLHSKGPSSKANEEDHERTRRLADAEMHAHHLENLLEQRDKELAALREELHRRLEGTPETTKTKALQTVIEMKDSQIGSLERGLRELEDQVMMLRSSSMLSCEERQEEAKQMEVYRNHTKFMKNKMDQVKQDLSRKDSQLLGLQTKLETLTNQFSDSKQHIEVLKESLTAKEQRAAILQTEVDALRLRLEEKETMLNKKSKQIQEMSEEKSTLNGEIHDLKDMLEVKERKVNVLQKKIEILQEQLRDKEKQMSSLRERVKSLQTDTSNTDTALTTLEDSLAEKERIIERLKEQRDREEREKAEELDNSKKELRELKEKVSMLQGDLSDRETSLLDLKEHASSLASSGLKKDSKLKSLEIALEQRREECIKLENQLKKVQSAAANAQANAEISERISSLEADVARHREDSAKAQAEVDRLLDILRQMENEKNDKDRKISELESVASRQMKEQTKKSSGKHKEPSGKGKNVNDGPQQESLRQKAERIEELEEALRESVQITAEREMVLAQEEAARTHQEKQMEELLGAMEKVKLELESMKAKMSSTQQSLAEKEAHLTTLRAERRRHLEEVLEMKQEALLAAISEKDANIALLELSSSKKKKTQEEVAQLRREKDRLVQQLKQQTQNRMKLMADNYDDGYLKTPTDQTNHKPPKSPDQDDEEGIWA, encoded by the exons ATGTACGGAAGTTCACGCTCTGTGAGCAAAATGGACAGCAATCACAGCGGGGGTAGAAACAACCAGGGCAACTCTGGACGCTCGCCACGCCTGCCTCAGTCACCCCGTATGGGCCACCGTCGCACCAACAGCATGGGGGGCAGCGGCGGAGGCCCGGGCGGCTCTGGAGGCAAGACACTGTCCATGGAGAACATTCAATCTCTAAATGCCGCCTATGCCACATCGGGCCCGATGTACATGAGTGACAATGAGGTCGCAATAGGCACCTCCCCTGACCTCCCTAAAAGCGGTGTAACGACGGGACGCTTCGGAGGCAGCATTCCTTACGGGGTCCGAGGAACAGTTACAGGCAGCACACCGGATATGGCCATGGTGCCTGCAGTGTCCACCGACTCTATGGGCTTTGGAGGGGAGATCCACGCGGCATCAACCGTCCCTCACTCATTACGTCAGGCAAGGGACAACACCATCATGGAGCTCCAAGCCCAGCTCAAGGAGGTGCTGAGGGAGAACGAGCTCCTTCGAAAGGAGATCGAGGTGAAGGAGAGCAAGCTCGGCTCCTCCATGAGCTCCATCAAAAGCTTCTGGAGCCCGGAGCTGAAGAAGGAACGTGCACTGCGCAAAGACGAGGCATCCAAAATAGTAGTGTGGAAGGAGCAGTACCGCGCTGTGCAAGACGAGACACAG CACCTGCAGACAACCGTGCAGGCACTGCAGGCCGAGCTGCGTATCCAGCGTGACTTGAACCAGCTTCTCCAGCCACCCGGGGAGCCGCTGGCCTGCGAGCCCAGCGAAGAGCAGGAGCGCCAAGCTCGAGAGGTGTTCTTGCTCCGTCGTACACTGGAAGAGATGGAGGTTCGCCTGGAGACCCAAAGGCAGACACTAGTTGCTCGCGATGAGTCAGTCAAAAAGCTCCTGGAGATGTTGCACAGCAAAGGGCCCTCTTCTAAAGCCAATGAAGAGGATCACGAGCGCACACGTCGTCTCGCAGATGCCGAGATGCACGCGCACCACCTGGAGAACCTTCTAGAACAGCGTGATAAAGAGCTAGCAGCTTTGAGAGAG GAGCTGCATCGCCGCCTCGAGGGGACGCCAGAGACTACGAAAACCAAAGCTCTTCAGACTGTAATTGAGATGAAG GATTCTCAGATCGGTTCTCTAGAGCGGGGCCTCAGAGAGCTGGAGGACCAGGTCATGATGCTCCGCTCCAGTAGCATGCTTAGCTGTGAGGAACGGCAGGAGGAGGCCAAGCAGATGGAGGTCTACCGTAACCACACCAAGTTCATGAAGAACAAG ATGGACCAAGTTAAGCAAGACCTTTCCAGGAAGGACAGTCAGCTCCTTGGCTTACAGACCAAGCTGGAGACCTTGACTAACCAGTTCTCTGACAGCAAACAGCATATTGAAGTGCTTAAAGAGTCTTTGACCGCCAAAGAACAACGTGCTGCTATTCTACAGACAGAG GTGGATGCTCTGAGGTTGCGCCTGGAGGAGAAGGAGACCATGTTAAACAAAAAGAGTAAGCAAATCCAGGAAATGTCAGAAGAAAAAAGCACACTCAATGGAGAAATCCACGATCTGAAGGACATGCTGGAGGTCAAGGAGCGCAAAGTGAATGTACTTCAGAAAAAA ATTGAAATCCTGCAGGAGCAGCTGAGGGATAAAGAGAAGCAGATGAGCAGCCTTAGAGAGAGGGTGAAGTCCCTACAGACGGACACATCTAATACAGACACAGCTCTCACTACACTGGAGGACTCACTGGCTGAGAAG GAACGTATTATTGAACGCCTGAAGGAGCAACGTGACCGAGAGGAGCGAGAGAAGGCAGAGGAGCTGGACAACAGTAAAAAAGAGCTGAGGGAGTTAAAGGAGAAAGTCAGCATGCTGCAGGGAGACCTGTCAGACCGAGAG ACTTCTCTGCTggacctcaaagagcatgcatcGTCGCTGGCCTCATCTGGCTTGAAGAAAGACTCCAAACTGAAAAGCCTAGAAATCGCCCTTGAACAGAGGAGGGAGGAATGTATTAAACTTGAGAACCAGCTAAAGAAA GTCCAGAGTGCCGCAGCCAATGCACAGGCCAACGCTGAGATATCTGAGAGGATTTCTTCACTTGAAGCTGATGTGGCCAGACACAGGGAAGACTCCGCCAAAGCCCAGGCTGAAGTTGATCGTCTATTGGACATCCTGCGTCAGATGGAGAATGAGAAGAACGACAAGGACAGAAAAATCAGTGAGCTGGAGAG TGTGGCTTCCAG GCAAATGAAAGAGCAGACTAAGAAGTCCTCTGGCAAACACAAGGAGCCGTCAGGGAAGGGCAAAAATGTCAATGATGGCCCACAGCAG GAGTCACTGCGGCAGAAGGCAGAGCGGATCGAGGAGCTGGAGGAAGCTCTCAGAGAGAGCGTCCAAATCACTGCCGAGAGGGAGATGGTGCTGGCGCAGGAGGAGGCCGCACGGACCCACCAGGAGAAACAG ATGGAAGAGCTCCTGGGAGCGATGGAGAAAGTGAAGCTAGAGCTGGAGTCCATGAAGGCCAAGATGTCGTCCACCCAGCAGTCTCTGGCTGAGAAGGAGGCTCATCTGACTACACTGAGGGCCGAGAGGAGGCGACACCTGGAGGAGGTGCTGGAGATGAA ACAGGAAGCTCTGCTGGCAGCCATAAGTGAGAAAGATGCTAACATAGCATTGTTGGAGCTGTCTTCATCCAAAAAAAAGAAGACACAAGAGGAAGTGGCCCAGCTGCGGAGGGAGAAGGACCGTTTGGTGCAGCAGCTCAAACAGCAG ACACAGAACCGTATGAAGCTCATGGCGGATAATTACGATGATGGCTACTTGAAAACACCTACTGACCAGACCAACCACAAACCTCCAAAATCACCCGATCAG GATGATGAGGAGGGCATTTGGGCATAG
- the LOC127946732 gene encoding ELKS/Rab6-interacting/CAST family member 1-like isoform X2 has product MYGSSRSVSKMDSNHSGGRNNQGNSGRSPRLPQSPRMGHRRTNSMGGSGGGPGGSGGKTLSMENIQSLNAAYATSGPMYMSDNEVAIGTSPDLPKSGVTTGRFGGSIPYGVRGTVTGSTPDMAMVPAVSTDSMGFGGEIHAASTVPHSLRQARDNTIMELQAQLKEVLRENELLRKEIEVKESKLGSSMSSIKSFWSPELKKERALRKDEASKIVVWKEQYRAVQDETQHLQTTVQALQAELRIQRDLNQLLQPPGEPLACEPSEEQERQAREVFLLRRTLEEMEVRLETQRQTLVARDESVKKLLEMLHSKGPSSKANEEDHERTRRLADAEMHAHHLENLLEQRDKELAALREELHRRLEGTPETTKTKALQTVIEMKDSQIGSLERGLRELEDQVMMLRSSSMLSCEERQEEAKQMEVYRNHTKFMKNKMDQVKQDLSRKDSQLLGLQTKLETLTNQFSDSKQHIEVLKESLTAKEQRAAILQTEVDALRLRLEEKETMLNKKSKQIQEMSEEKSTLNGEIHDLKDMLEVKERKVNVLQKKIEILQEQLRDKEKQMSSLRERVKSLQTDTSNTDTALTTLEDSLAEKERIIERLKEQRDREEREKAEELDNSKKELRELKEKVSMLQGDLSDRETSLLDLKEHASSLASSGLKKDSKLKSLEIALEQRREECIKLENQLKKVQSAAANAQANAEISERISSLEADVARHREDSAKAQAEVDRLLDILRQMENEKNDKDRKISELERQMKEQTKKSSGKHKEPSGKGKNVNDGPQQESLRQKAERIEELEEALRESVQITAEREMVLAQEEAARTHQEKQMEELLGAMEKVKLELESMKAKMSSTQQSLAEKEAHLTTLRAERRRHLEEVLEMKQEALLAAISEKDANIALLELSSSKKKKTQEEVAQLRREKDRLVQQLKQQTQNRMKLMADNYDDGYLKTPTDQTNHKPPKSPDQDDEEGIWA; this is encoded by the exons ATGTACGGAAGTTCACGCTCTGTGAGCAAAATGGACAGCAATCACAGCGGGGGTAGAAACAACCAGGGCAACTCTGGACGCTCGCCACGCCTGCCTCAGTCACCCCGTATGGGCCACCGTCGCACCAACAGCATGGGGGGCAGCGGCGGAGGCCCGGGCGGCTCTGGAGGCAAGACACTGTCCATGGAGAACATTCAATCTCTAAATGCCGCCTATGCCACATCGGGCCCGATGTACATGAGTGACAATGAGGTCGCAATAGGCACCTCCCCTGACCTCCCTAAAAGCGGTGTAACGACGGGACGCTTCGGAGGCAGCATTCCTTACGGGGTCCGAGGAACAGTTACAGGCAGCACACCGGATATGGCCATGGTGCCTGCAGTGTCCACCGACTCTATGGGCTTTGGAGGGGAGATCCACGCGGCATCAACCGTCCCTCACTCATTACGTCAGGCAAGGGACAACACCATCATGGAGCTCCAAGCCCAGCTCAAGGAGGTGCTGAGGGAGAACGAGCTCCTTCGAAAGGAGATCGAGGTGAAGGAGAGCAAGCTCGGCTCCTCCATGAGCTCCATCAAAAGCTTCTGGAGCCCGGAGCTGAAGAAGGAACGTGCACTGCGCAAAGACGAGGCATCCAAAATAGTAGTGTGGAAGGAGCAGTACCGCGCTGTGCAAGACGAGACACAG CACCTGCAGACAACCGTGCAGGCACTGCAGGCCGAGCTGCGTATCCAGCGTGACTTGAACCAGCTTCTCCAGCCACCCGGGGAGCCGCTGGCCTGCGAGCCCAGCGAAGAGCAGGAGCGCCAAGCTCGAGAGGTGTTCTTGCTCCGTCGTACACTGGAAGAGATGGAGGTTCGCCTGGAGACCCAAAGGCAGACACTAGTTGCTCGCGATGAGTCAGTCAAAAAGCTCCTGGAGATGTTGCACAGCAAAGGGCCCTCTTCTAAAGCCAATGAAGAGGATCACGAGCGCACACGTCGTCTCGCAGATGCCGAGATGCACGCGCACCACCTGGAGAACCTTCTAGAACAGCGTGATAAAGAGCTAGCAGCTTTGAGAGAG GAGCTGCATCGCCGCCTCGAGGGGACGCCAGAGACTACGAAAACCAAAGCTCTTCAGACTGTAATTGAGATGAAG GATTCTCAGATCGGTTCTCTAGAGCGGGGCCTCAGAGAGCTGGAGGACCAGGTCATGATGCTCCGCTCCAGTAGCATGCTTAGCTGTGAGGAACGGCAGGAGGAGGCCAAGCAGATGGAGGTCTACCGTAACCACACCAAGTTCATGAAGAACAAG ATGGACCAAGTTAAGCAAGACCTTTCCAGGAAGGACAGTCAGCTCCTTGGCTTACAGACCAAGCTGGAGACCTTGACTAACCAGTTCTCTGACAGCAAACAGCATATTGAAGTGCTTAAAGAGTCTTTGACCGCCAAAGAACAACGTGCTGCTATTCTACAGACAGAG GTGGATGCTCTGAGGTTGCGCCTGGAGGAGAAGGAGACCATGTTAAACAAAAAGAGTAAGCAAATCCAGGAAATGTCAGAAGAAAAAAGCACACTCAATGGAGAAATCCACGATCTGAAGGACATGCTGGAGGTCAAGGAGCGCAAAGTGAATGTACTTCAGAAAAAA ATTGAAATCCTGCAGGAGCAGCTGAGGGATAAAGAGAAGCAGATGAGCAGCCTTAGAGAGAGGGTGAAGTCCCTACAGACGGACACATCTAATACAGACACAGCTCTCACTACACTGGAGGACTCACTGGCTGAGAAG GAACGTATTATTGAACGCCTGAAGGAGCAACGTGACCGAGAGGAGCGAGAGAAGGCAGAGGAGCTGGACAACAGTAAAAAAGAGCTGAGGGAGTTAAAGGAGAAAGTCAGCATGCTGCAGGGAGACCTGTCAGACCGAGAG ACTTCTCTGCTggacctcaaagagcatgcatcGTCGCTGGCCTCATCTGGCTTGAAGAAAGACTCCAAACTGAAAAGCCTAGAAATCGCCCTTGAACAGAGGAGGGAGGAATGTATTAAACTTGAGAACCAGCTAAAGAAA GTCCAGAGTGCCGCAGCCAATGCACAGGCCAACGCTGAGATATCTGAGAGGATTTCTTCACTTGAAGCTGATGTGGCCAGACACAGGGAAGACTCCGCCAAAGCCCAGGCTGAAGTTGATCGTCTATTGGACATCCTGCGTCAGATGGAGAATGAGAAGAACGACAAGGACAGAAAAATCAGTGAGCTGGAGAG GCAAATGAAAGAGCAGACTAAGAAGTCCTCTGGCAAACACAAGGAGCCGTCAGGGAAGGGCAAAAATGTCAATGATGGCCCACAGCAG GAGTCACTGCGGCAGAAGGCAGAGCGGATCGAGGAGCTGGAGGAAGCTCTCAGAGAGAGCGTCCAAATCACTGCCGAGAGGGAGATGGTGCTGGCGCAGGAGGAGGCCGCACGGACCCACCAGGAGAAACAG ATGGAAGAGCTCCTGGGAGCGATGGAGAAAGTGAAGCTAGAGCTGGAGTCCATGAAGGCCAAGATGTCGTCCACCCAGCAGTCTCTGGCTGAGAAGGAGGCTCATCTGACTACACTGAGGGCCGAGAGGAGGCGACACCTGGAGGAGGTGCTGGAGATGAA ACAGGAAGCTCTGCTGGCAGCCATAAGTGAGAAAGATGCTAACATAGCATTGTTGGAGCTGTCTTCATCCAAAAAAAAGAAGACACAAGAGGAAGTGGCCCAGCTGCGGAGGGAGAAGGACCGTTTGGTGCAGCAGCTCAAACAGCAG ACACAGAACCGTATGAAGCTCATGGCGGATAATTACGATGATGGCTACTTGAAAACACCTACTGACCAGACCAACCACAAACCTCCAAAATCACCCGATCAG GATGATGAGGAGGGCATTTGGGCATAG
- the LOC127946707 gene encoding transmembrane protein 60-like, which translates to MNMSLAQRVLLTWIFTLIFLIMLVLKLDGKIIWNWFLIFLPVWTFDLILLLMLIVKMAGRCKPGFDPRNRAENLKKRVWYLVAMLLKLTFCLTLCAKLEGLIEILVSSVCVPLWALLIGAMVEMGYNVFHFRRD; encoded by the coding sequence ATGAACATGTCTCTTGCTCAAAGAGTCCTCCTGACATGGATCTTCACACTTATATTCCTTATAATGCTGGTCCTGAAGTTGGACGGGAAGATCATCTGGAACTGGTTCCTCATTTTCCTTCCTGTCTGGACCTTTGATCTTATTCTCCTCCTCATGCTCATTGTCAAAATGGCAGGCCGCTGCAAGCCGGGGTTCGACCCACGCAACAGGGCGGAGAACTTGAAGAAGCGCGTGTGGTACCTCGTGGCCATGCTGCTTAAACTGACATTTTGTCTGACGCTCTGTGCCAAATTAGAGGGCCTAATTGAAATCTTGGTGAGCTCGGTTTGCGTCCCTCTGTGGGCACTGCTCATCGGAGCTATGGTGGAGATGGGCTACAACGTTTTCCACTTCAGAAGAGACTGA